One genomic segment of Panicum virgatum strain AP13 chromosome 2N, P.virgatum_v5, whole genome shotgun sequence includes these proteins:
- the LOC120662566 gene encoding polyadenylate-binding protein-interacting protein 8-like: MAQGSAAVIVKKALSVDAPEFVTPANKGPAAADAGGNDATPPGNVRTGRRGAYRPRKSLSRSQEAVKRTVFVKYIDHTITEQILAALFWSYGTVVHCRICGDHSNGLRFGFVEFQREEEAYSALLLNGIIVGMNPLSVSPSRTAICPINPRFLPQSEAEWEMCSRTIYCTNISKIVQSSDLKAFCEAYFGKVCRLKLLDNDRPSTNLAFIEFAEVDAAIAALGCDGIFAGGHRIRICPSKTPIRGYCYGRSPVVAGALVDTNQVAPPELLPVNGGSTMVS; this comes from the exons ATGGCGCAG GGGAGCGCCGCCGTGATCGTGAAGAAGGCCCTCTCGGTCGACGCGCCCGAGTTCGTGACGCCGGCAAACAAAGGGCCCGCGgcggccgacgccggcggcaaTGATGCGACCCCGCCGGGAAACGTCCGAACGGGGAGG AGGGGTGCTTACAGGCCTCGAAAGTCGTTGTCTCGGTCGCAAGAAGCTGTAAAAAGAACAGTCTTTGTCAAATACATTGACCACACT ATTACTGAGCAGATCCTGGCTGCACTATTCTGGTCATATGGGACT GTGGTGCATTGTCGCATCTGTGGAGACCACTCGAATGGTCTCAGGTTTGGTTTTGTTGAGTTCCAACGTGAGG AGGAAGCATACTCTGCATTATTACTTAATGGAATCATTGTCGGGATGAACCCTCTGAGTGTTTCACCTTCAAGGACTGCAATCTGCCCTATCAACCCCAGGTTCCTTCCTCAG TCTGAAGCTGAGTGGGAGATGTGCTCGAGGACTATCTATTGCACAAATATCAGCAAGATT GTCCAAAGTAGTGATCTGAAAGCCTTTTGCGAGGCATACTTTGGCAAG GTTTGCCGCCTCAAGCTTCTGGATAATGACAGGCCCTCGACAAACTTAGCTTTCATTGAGTTTGCTGAG GTTGATGCTGCTATTGCTGCTCTGGGGTGTGACGGCATTTTCGCTGGTGGTCACCGAATCAG GATATGCCCATCCAAGACCCCGATAAGGGGCTACTGCTATGGGAGATCGCCTGTGGTGGCAGGGGCGTTGGTGGACACTAACCAAGTTGCACCACCGGAACTGTTGCCAGTGAATGGTGGCTCCACCATGGTTTCTTGA